The region CATTGACCTAAGTCTCTCCAAAGCATCGTGTAACGGATGTGGGAAGATCGTAGGAACAAGTGGCTTGATCACAACACAAGGCTTCTTGGAGGAAGGCTGATCATGAAGCGTAAATTTCTCATGATCATAAGCCAGCCTTCAATATACACTCATTTCAATATTTGACCAGTTATCACATTGTGGCCAGACCGAAATGCTCTTGATGGGCACCCGTCTGTGCATTTGATTTGGTCATTGCCGCATCTCCTTAGGCACCAACTGTTCCAAAATGCCGCCTTCAACAAGCCTTTTGCACTCATTCTCCATTTCGTTGATTCGTGAGAGGTCTTCGTCGGGCTCAACTTCCCAGCTGTCCTCGTCTGAAGCAGTGATATCAGCAAGGAGATGGGCAATGGATTCATACTGCCCGTGCCAGCATTTGCTAATTATGTCATCGCATCTCAAATTTCCGATAGGTGGAAAATGCATGTCCTGAAGCTTCTTCATCCGGATAAGACCATTATCCCGTccatgccattcttcttcataGGGCTCCAACCCTCTTGTTAGACAGTAAAAGACCGACCCCAGGGCAAATTGCTCGGTTCGAGCACCAGCCTGCCCGTAAGTTCCACGATCTTCACCACCTTCTGGCCCAAGGAGCCTTGCGAAAGGCTCTGTTCCAGCCAAGAGGTCGTCGCTCACTTTGATGGTGCGGTCGAAATCCGCCAACTTTACCAGGCCCGAATGAAACAGCAGAACGTTGCCTGGACGGATA is a window of Pochonia chlamydosporia 170 chromosome 5, whole genome shotgun sequence DNA encoding:
- a CDS encoding protein kinase, catalytic domain-containing protein (similar to Metarhizium robertsii ARSEF 23 XP_007816353.1); the encoded protein is MVSQGIPNLNGESVVQPQLISLGSTGFTFKINRFIVAKRARPGRAEKLAIEQSIFAMFNQRPPSPYIIRSFYHIDEVIFLEAAEQANLQSLLRQGQIRDSSHHKVLQVTKLQPLEHCFIWMKQIISACSWMEKLGLTHCDIRPGNVLLFHSGLVKLADFDRTIKVSDDLLAGTEPFARLLGPEGGEDRGTYGQAGARTEQFALGSVFYCLTRGLEPYEEEWHGRDNGLIRMKKLQDMHFPPIGNLRCDDIISKCWHGQYESIAHLLADITASDEDSWEVEPDEDLSRINEMENECKRLVEGGILEQLVPKEMRQ